In a single window of the Metopolophium dirhodum isolate CAU chromosome 2, ASM1992520v1, whole genome shotgun sequence genome:
- the LOC132939694 gene encoding protein transport protein Sec61 subunit alpha produces the protein MGFKFLEVIKPFCSILPEIAKPERKIQFREKVLWTAITLFIFLVCCQIPLFGIMSSDSADPFYWIRVILASNRGTLMELGISPIVTSGLIMQLLAGAKIIEVGDTPKDRALFNGAQKLFGMVITVGQAIVYVMTGMYGDPSEIGAGVCLLIIIQLFVAGLIVLLLDELLQKGYGLGSGISLFIATNICETIVWKAFSPTTVNTGRGTEFEGAVIALFHLLATRQDKVRALREAFYRQNLPNLMNLLATVLVFAIVIYFQGFRVDLPIKSARYRGQYSSYPIKLFYTSNIPIILQSALVSNLYVISQMLAVKFHGNILVNLLGVWADVGGGGPARAYPVGGLCYYLSPPENLSHIAEDPIHAILYIVFMLGSCAFFSKTWIEVSGSSAKDVAKQLKEQQMVMRGHRDNSMIHELNRYIPTAAAFGGLCIGALSVLADFMGAIGSGTGILLAVTIIYQYFEIFVKEQSEMGGMSTLLF, from the exons ttaaatttttagAAGTAATTAAACCTTTCTGCAGTATATTGCCAGAAATTGCTAAACCTGAACGtaaa ATTCAATTCAGAGAAAAAGTATTATGGACTGCCATtactttattcatttttttggtTTGCTGTCaa ataccTCTGTTTGGAATTATGAGTTCAGACTCAGCTGATCCTTTTTATTGGATTCGTGTAATTTTGGCTTCAAATCGAGGTACTTTAATGGAACTTGGAATTTCACCAATTGTAACTTCTGGGCTTATTATGCAATTGTTGGCTGGAGCTAAAATCATTGAAGTTGGTGATACTCCTAAAGATCGTGCATTATTTAATGGAGCACAAAAAC tgtttggtATGGTTATTACTGTTGGACAAGCAATTGTTTATGTTATGACTGGTATGTATGGTGATCCCAGTGAAATTGGAGCTGGCGTATGCTTGTTAATCATCATTCAGTTGTTTGTGGCTGGATTAATTGTCTTGTTATTGGACGAACTTTTGCAAAAAGGATACGGGTTAGGTTCGGGAATATCACTTTTCATAGCTACAAACATTTGTGAAACGATAGTCTGGAAAGCTTTCAGTCCAACAACTGTTAACacag GTCGAGGTACTGAATTTGAAGGAGCTGTTATAGCTTTGTTCCATTTATTGGCTACAAGACAAGATAAGGTTAGAGCACTCAGGGAAGCCTTTTATAGACAAAACTTACCGAACTTGATGAATTTATTGGCAACTGTATTGGTGTTtgctattgtaatatatttccaa ggttTCCGAGTTGATCTACCAATTAAGTCTGCCAGGTATCGTGGACAATATAGCAGCTATCCAATCAAGTTGTTCTATACATCAAACATTCCTATCATTTTACAATCTGCTTTAgtatcaaatttatatgttatatctCAG atgTTGGCTGTAAAATTCCATGGTAACATATTAGTGAATTTATTGGGTGTTTGGGCTGATGTTGGTGGTGGTGGACCAGCACGAGCATATCCAGTTGGAGGTTTGTGCTATTATTTATCTCCACCAGAAAATCTATCTCATATTGCAGAAGATCCTATCCACGCTAttctttatattgtatttatgttggGATCATGTGCATTCTTTTCCAAAACATGGATTGAAGTCTCTGGATCATCCGCTAAAGAT GTTGCAAAGCAATTAAAAGAACAACAAATGGTTATGCGAGGTCACAGGGATAACTCCATGATTCATGAATTGAAccgttatatacctactgctgCAGCGTTTGGAGGGCTTTGTATTGGTGCATTATCTGTGTTGGCCGACTTCATGGGTGCCATTGGATCAGGCACGGGTATCCTGTTAGCTGTTACTATTATATACcagtattttgaaatatttgttaaaGAACAAAGTGAAATGGGTGGTATGAGCACATTGTTGTTCTAA